The DNA segment CGCAGTCGGGCGCGGAATCATGTCCCGCCCGCGGCTTTTGATGATCGACGAGCTCTCCCTCGGTCTTTCCCCGCGCATGGTGGAGCACCTCGGCGAAGCCTTGATCGCTCTCAACAAGGCAGGACAGACCATCCTCCTCGTGGAGCAAGACGTCATGACCGCCTTCGACCTCTCGCACCGCGCCTACATCATTGAAAACGGGCGTGTCGCGCGCGGAGGCATCTCGGCGGAACTGGCCAAGGATCCGACGGTCAGCGAAGCCTATCTGTCGATTTAAGGCGCGCGATATGAATAAGAATTTGCACAATTGGTACTATCATTAGTATCATCGAAAATCGCTGATGCGTCTTGCCTCGCTCGCTGCCCGGAAAGCTGCCGCATGAACCCGTTCGACATCCCCACCCACATCGCCGACGACAGCATCCACGCGCGAACCGTGGCGCATCTGCGCGAGCGTGGGATCGTCCTTCCGACCTTTGCCCAGCTTGCCGCGCCGGACACGATTCCGGGAGCCACTCGGCAGATGGCCGAAGCAGCGGACAAGGAAGCGCCCGATCCGCGCAACCTGTTCGGCGTGCACTGGTTCAACAATGCGATGACCGTGGCCGGCCGCAGCGTTCCCGCCTTCACCGAGCTGCCGCGCTCCGTCACCGGCATTGCCGCCCGCATCGTGGTGATGCAGGGCCGGCATTTCCCGATGATCCATGCGCACAAGGTGCTGGCGGCCTATGCGTGTCTGGCGCCGCGCCTGGTGACCGGCATGTTCGACCCCACCCACCATCGTGCGGTTTGGCCCTCGACCGGCAACTACTGCCGTGGCGGCGTTGCCATTTCGCGCATCCTCGGCTGCCGCGGCGTCGCGGTGCTGCCGGGCGGCATGAGCGCGGAACGCTTCAACTGGCTGGAGCAGTGGGTCACCGATCCGTCGGACATCGTCCGCACGCCGGGCACAGAGTCCAACGTGAAGGAAATCTATGACGCCTGCGCCGAGATGGCGAAGGACGAGACCAACTTCATTCTCAACCAGTTCTCCGAATTCCCGAACTACCTCGCTCATTACGCCATGACCGGCGCCGCCGCAGGCGCTCTGTTCGAGGCGCTGAGCGTGGGGAAACCGGACTTGCGCCTCGCCGCCTTCGTTGCGGGAACGGGTTCGGCGGGCACGCTGGGTGCAGGCGACCGGCTGAAGGAACAGTATGGCACCCGCATCGTCGCCATGGAGCCGGAGGAGTGCGCCACGCTGCTCTATAACGGCTTCGGTGAGCACAACATCCAGGGCATCGGTGACAAACATGTGCCGCTGATCCACAATGTCACCAATACCGACATCGTGGTGGGCGTGTCGGATGCGGCGACCGACGATCTGGCACTGCTTTTCGGTTCGGAAGTCGGGCGTGCCTATCTCGCCCAGAGACGCGGCATCGACGCCGCCACCATCGAGGGCCTTGCCCAGCTTGGCCTTTCCGGCATCGGCAATGTCCTGGCCGCGATCAAGACCGCCCGCCGTCTCG comes from the Ancylobacter pratisalsi genome and includes:
- a CDS encoding pyridoxal-phosphate dependent enzyme, whose product is MNPFDIPTHIADDSIHARTVAHLRERGIVLPTFAQLAAPDTIPGATRQMAEAADKEAPDPRNLFGVHWFNNAMTVAGRSVPAFTELPRSVTGIAARIVVMQGRHFPMIHAHKVLAAYACLAPRLVTGMFDPTHHRAVWPSTGNYCRGGVAISRILGCRGVAVLPGGMSAERFNWLEQWVTDPSDIVRTPGTESNVKEIYDACAEMAKDETNFILNQFSEFPNYLAHYAMTGAAAGALFEALSVGKPDLRLAAFVAGTGSAGTLGAGDRLKEQYGTRIVAMEPEECATLLYNGFGEHNIQGIGDKHVPLIHNVTNTDIVVGVSDAATDDLALLFGSEVGRAYLAQRRGIDAATIEGLAQLGLSGIGNVLAAIKTARRLDLDENDVILTVATDGAALYESERAQHLGRKGNVYDQVDAGEAFGQHLLGAGADHVLELDHRDRQRVFNLGYYTWVEQQGISVEDFDRRRHQSFWRGLHENLAIFDELIVRMNRDVGIAKAA